Proteins from a genomic interval of Ralstonia wenshanensis:
- a CDS encoding ABC transporter ATP-binding protein, whose product MSAPSQPTMVFEGLRCQHGARVLFEIPRLALSAGHAIVITGANGVGKTTLLRMLAGLAPANGATVDMGQGRQALSPYPAELRKRLTYVHQHPYLFRTSVRANLAYGLTTGPHRVARAELAERVEDALRWAGLQHVVDVPPERLSGGETQRLALARARALQTDVLLLDEPTSNLDGAAREQVIALVGELAAEGRTLLMVCHDRELINLPGVARWKLEHVEGQGRLEMRGHHAA is encoded by the coding sequence ATGAGCGCGCCGTCGCAGCCCACGATGGTGTTTGAAGGCTTGCGCTGCCAGCACGGCGCGCGCGTTTTGTTCGAGATTCCGCGCCTGGCGCTGTCGGCCGGACACGCGATTGTCATCACGGGCGCAAACGGTGTCGGCAAGACAACGCTGCTGCGCATGCTGGCCGGGCTTGCACCCGCCAATGGAGCGACCGTCGATATGGGCCAGGGGCGGCAGGCGCTGTCGCCTTACCCGGCCGAACTGCGCAAGCGGCTGACCTACGTGCACCAGCATCCCTATCTGTTCCGCACCTCGGTACGCGCGAATCTTGCCTATGGGCTCACCACGGGCCCACATCGCGTGGCGCGTGCCGAGCTGGCTGAGCGTGTCGAGGATGCGCTCCGCTGGGCGGGTCTGCAGCACGTGGTGGATGTGCCGCCAGAACGACTGTCCGGCGGCGAAACCCAACGCCTCGCCTTGGCGCGTGCTCGCGCGCTGCAAACGGATGTGCTGCTGCTCGACGAGCCGACTTCGAACCTGGACGGCGCTGCGCGCGAGCAAGTCATTGCCCTTGTAGGGGAACTGGCAGCAGAAGGCCGCACGCTGCTGATGGTCTGCCACGACCGCGAACTGATCAACCTGCCCGGCGTGGCCCGCTGGAAACTAGAGCACGTCGAGGGCCAGGGGCGGCTCGAAATGCGCGGGCACCACGCCGCGTAG